TGATTCATCAGACAAGCAAAAGCCACAAGTTCACGGGTTTCATCAGTTTCTCCAGCAGGCGAAGTCAGCTATCTGGAACTTTTTTTTAAAAGTAACTGAGCGGCACAGTTTGCCTCATACTGCTGTGGAGATGCTGTTTACCGAGTTCGAGTTCGTCTTTGAGCTGGTGCTCAAAGCTTATAATGAAGAAATCACTCATGCTATGAAAGCACCACAGACAGCAGCTGACCTTGAGTGTCTGCTCCAGTGCTCCTTTGTGTCACAACTATTCAATGGTATTAAGAGCAGACGACAAAGGGAGAGGTATGCCAAAGAGAATTTCCCCTTCGTTGAGCCAGAGCAGCAACTGGTTGGCCAGAATGCCGTGTATCACTAGTGCCGCTACCAAAGCTGCTGAACGCTTTGTGCAAAGCGCCAGACATTGTGTCTCATTTGACCACACCTTAGTTCATGGCTTCAGAACCTACTGTGTACAAATACTTCAATGATGGCCTTATATACAGAGAACATTTCAAAAACATAATGCGAGAAGGGAGTGAATGCACCATACTGCTACTCCTCTACACAGATGAGGTTGAAGTTGCAAACCCTTTGGGACGAAAGCGAGGCATGCATAAGCTACTGGCTGTATACTGCAGCTTGCTAAACCTTCATGTGAAGTACAGATCACAGCGGCagaacatttatttattattgctgGTGCGCTACACCTACGTCAAGACTTATGGCCTGACagccatcttgcagcatttgctAGATGACTTGAATAATTTGTATGAGCATGGCCTCAGCTTCGAGTACAGAGGATCAAAAGAACGTGCTCAAGTGCTAGTTTTTGGCATCTGTGGCGACAATTTGTCTTTGAATCGCCTTGGCGGCTTCTCCTGCTGTTTCAGTCGTGGCCGAGTGTGCAGATTCTGTATGGTGTTTAAGAACCAGCTGGCAGATAAAACATCGGAAGACATGTGCAAACTGCGCACGGCACAAAGGCACAAGATGCATCTTGCAGCCATTGCTGTTAACGGCACTACCAACAAACGCCTCTATGGGGTAAATGATGTATCTCCACTTTTAACACTTCCATACTTTGACGTAACCCGCCAGCTACCCCCAGATATAATGCATGACATCTTAGAAGGAGGAGCAGAGTGTGTGCTGCGTCATGTTCTGAGAGGACTTCTTTCTTCTGGCTTGCTCTCCAAGCAAGACTTGTCTGATCTGTCTGCATTTGAATATGGTCCTAATGACTTGAAAAACAAGCCTGTGCCGTTCCACATGACTTTCATCACTGGTAGTGCTGGTTTAACAGGAACAGCTTCAAATAAGTGGTGCTTGCTCAGGTTCATTACATTGATCCTGGGAGGAAAGATACCAGAGAGTAATGAGGACTGGGAGCTGCTGTTCCAGTTCAGAGAAATCCTTGGCGTTGTGTTTTCACCAGAAATCCCAGCTGAAAGTCTCGCATACTTGAATGTGCTGGTGCAGGCATTCCTCACTGAATTTGTGAAGCACTATGGCCGAGATTTAGTGATACCAAAGTTACATTTTCTTGTGCACTAAGCATGATTTTTGCGTGAGGTGGGACCTCTTAAACATATATGGTCGATGAGGTTTGAGGCAAAGCATCAACAGTTCAAGAAGCTGGCCGCAGCCGTAAAAAATTTTAGGAACCTCACATTTACACTTGCTATGCGGCACCAGCTGAAGCAAAGCTACCAATTGCACAGCTATCAGTTGTATGAGGGTCTTTCGACAGTACAGAGCAAGCAAGTTGTGTGGGATGCTCTTCCAGAGTGTGCAAAAGAGGTTTCGCCAGCAACTGCTCATCAAGTGCATCGTGCAACCCTTGATCATTGCCATTATATATGTGGAAGCGTCCTTGTGAAACAAAAGACAGGCCCAGAGTTTTACAGAATTGAGTCTCTCTTTGTTGCAAGAGGCAAGCTTTATGTACTAACAAGAATTATggaaattgaacattttgatcGCCATACATACTGCTTTTGCGTTAAATGTTCAGGGCAGTTGCAAATGATGGAAGCTGCAGGCCAGTTTCAGCCTTACCTGCTGGACTTGTACCATGGCAGAAACATTGTCCCAAAATGGGAAATATGGTAACTTTATATGCATTTGAAGTCTCGAGAGAGAACAAGCTTTTGTGTGTAGTGTTTGTATTATCAAGTTTTTTCGTGATGTATATGCTTCTGCGTTACTTTGCACATCTGTGACTGTAGGAACTTGGAAATTTGAAGTCGTGGGGGTTGTTTCTGATTGACCAGGGCCAATTTACAGCTTTCATTCACATATTGAATTCATGGTATAACATCACTTGTCATTAGAAATTATTCGTTCAGTGAATGACATTGATTACCGTTTTCCTTCTGATGAAATGAACAGTCTCAAGAGGCTCAGGTTCACACATTTCTACACATAATGCGATGACCATCATGCAGCTACTTCAAGCTTATCAACTTGTTCAAATAGAACTCGAATTATTATGTTGTTAACAAGTCTGTGATGTTTGCATTATGACTACTTGTGACCTTTTTGATGAAAGGAGTGAATCGTTTTTGACCGATTAGTGATGGGCCTGTTGGAAATTGTGGCACGCCTGAAAGAAGATGAAGGAAAGGGCCAAGCACATGGGGTTGAGCTAGCGAAGCTTAGACTGTGATGCATGGCATACCTGAACAGTATCACACTTGGCACCAATAAAGCCCGCAGACGGACGTTTTGCCACATGGTGTTTTAGTGCCTGTAGCGGCACTAGTAGCAAAGGCTTGCGATGCCTGCCGAGGAGGAAAAATATCGGTCAGCCACGAGCTCGAGAATGGTTCAGACAACCGGGCTGAATGACACCATGCTGCTCTGCTGGCCAGCCGGTGCTGTTTATTCCTTCTACAAATAAATTCTGTGGTACACTGCCTCCATCAACCAGCCTCGTACAATTGGTGACTTCGAACATAGGGAAAAGCAACAGGCTCTGCAGTGCTGCCGCCGAACCCTGCATACGGACGTGAACCAGTCAGCTGATGAATAGTGCTCAACGACGCTTTACAACTCTTGGCTTCTGCAGCTGCCGCCCTCACAGCCCTCTCGTGTGGTTCTTACAAGTCTAGGCCCAGCTATTCGTCAATATTCTGTATTCTCAGCTGTGACGGCACCGGCTCTGCAAGTGGGAGATTCCAGCAGATGTTATCGCGCCTTTCCATCTCCTGCTCCTTGATGGGAGCATATTCGATGGCCTAAAGGGCGCCTTCATGATCCATTTCAGCTTACTGCTGCACAATAGAGACGATGAAGTCTCCTGCGGCATCGGCTGCCAGCTTTTTTTTAACATCAGGTGCTGTCTTCAGTGAGGCTGCCACCAGGGGAGGGCGACTGAGGACAACGCACCTACTTTGCCTGCATATGCCACATTGGCCAGCAGACAGACAACCAGCATGTCGCCCTGCACTCATGGTTTTTTGCACCAGCTACCCAAAGCCATTCCACAACCACAGGCGTGCCGTCATAACTTCCTGCAGAGTGCATGCCTCCTGCAACCCAAAACATACTTCTTCATGAGCCCTTGATGTGCAACACCAACTACTGGGTGAGCAATCATATGCAGGCACACCGGTCACAACGGCATCAATACCTGAGCTCGATCCCGCACTACCGCATCTACCAACGACAGCAAGAGGGCAGCAGTGACTGCCCGCCCTATGCCGCCTCTGTCCACACCCATGAGATATATCTATCTTGACGACCTTCGCTACGGCGACAACGCGCGCACCATAAGCAGGAAGTGCTCGGCCACAGCAGTGACCGCGCTGTACCAAGACCAAACTTTTGTTGGTCAGCAGGATCCACTGCACTGCATAACCACGCTGGCACTAGGCCCCACAACACCGTATGCAGTCAGGTCAACTTGCTTCCTACCACCACTGAGCATCGTCCAATGACGGTGCACTTAACATCTACCTGAGACAATGCTTCCAGTGCACAATTTTATCCTGGTCGGGTATGGCAGCAGCATTACTTCGCCCACGGCTGCGTCCCCAGTCTGGCACGTGGTTTCCGGACACGCCAGGACACCATGACCTATGGAATTGCGACATGCTTCCGTGCTTTCTTTGGTTACACACCATTTCTGCAACATCTGCCTCCTGCCTACACTTTATACGTCGATGCCCCACGCTGCTTCTCCACTGTGGAATTCTGAGCCTCAACCACTTGAGTACTCATTCCCCTCTTTTACATTAACACGCACTCTGCCTGGACTTCCCAACAAACATGCCCCTCATGTAATAGTAAACTGCCCCTCATGTAATAGTTTCTCTTTTAGCTCTCTGCACCTGTTTTGCATATATGCTTTCATCATGCTGAGCGCTGGGGGGGAGCTTTTGTTGGGGCACACGTCGCAAAGGCTTGTCACAGCCGCTGGTGGGGAATAAGATCAGCCGGATATGAGTTAGAGAATGCTTGAGACCACCAGGCCGAATGGCACCATGTTGCTCTGCTGGCCAGCCTCCGTGCCGAAACGCGGGAGGCAAAGTGTACAATACAAAGTTATGCGAAGCTCTTCAGATGGATGCGATGCTGCCACTGAAAAGCACAAAGCACTGGCTCAAGAAAGTAGAGTAGTGACAGCAAAAGCAACTTTATTGTGGTGTTCAGCACGAAGCACACAAAATGCCAAGTGACACTGAAGTATTTGCTGTTCAGCTGTGCTGATTGGGAGACACCCTGACAATTTGCATTATTGGTAGGGTGCCACAATGTATAGCTTGTGGTAGGGACCTTTTTGAAGGTGATGTGCACTTTTTTATAGGACCCTTCACAGCTGCCTGCTTACAGAACAGGCAAAGCTCTTGGCAAAGCAGGTCAAGTGGAATCAGAAAATGAGTTAGTTAATTGGATTTTAGTGGCACAAAAGtgactaaggctatgctgcgtgAGCCGCAAGGTGTTAGATAATGAATAGTAAAAGATGCATTGTTCTAAGATTTATTTAAGACATCAGTTTCCTGTAAAGTGTTTAGCACAATAGGCGTGTACAAGTGGGTCATCTCTTAGAATCAGAGTGGGGTGTAGAGGTATGTGCAGCTTGTATGATTCGTGCAGAGGTTCTTGTCTTTGTTTTGATACAAGGACACTTCATTAGAACATATATTACTGTTTACGTTTCCTAGCATTTGTCACATGTCGGTTCTTTCTTTCTAAGAGTTTGTGTGAGACATGCCTGCCCTATTTAAAGTCGGCATAATAAAACCTCAATAAACCATTCTTGGTGATGGCGCATCTCCCATTCACCAAGTGCGGGTTCAATTAGATGAAACTTGTTACCTTTGCAGGAATCTCAATGGTGCTGCCATTTTGATGGCACCACCATACAAATCGTTCGGAGACTCATTCAGTGGTTTTATCATTTTTAACTCCTCTGTATGCTGCCAAGCAGGTGCATTTATCTGCCTTTCTGTTGCCTGGTATCCTTAACTGGCTTGGGACTCGGCATAATTGGATGTAAATATATCTTGTTTGTTTAAAACAAGCTTGTTTAAAGTACCACCAAGTAGAAGTTCATACTCCGATTTTAGGTATACAACCTTTAATGCACTTAGTGTATTAGTGTAGGTGATTGCTTTTCTGTGTTGATTAGTGACGAATTTGGTACTGCTTCCCATATGGCATAGACTTCAGCATTCAAAATGGAAAAAGACAGGCACTCTAACACTCATTATGCACTCTTTTGTCACGAACCCGATGCCCACATGGTTTCTTGTTTTCGAGCCATCATGGTAGAATTCTGTATAGTTGCTACATTTCTCCTGGAGAGGCTGGAATTCTTGTATTATGTTGCATTCATTATTTAGACAGAATTAGTGAAAGATCACAAGACTGTGTCATATAAGATCGTGGCGGCAGTCTTGGTGGTGTCTTTGTGACATTGGGTGTCTCGTCAGGGATATCGTATACACGACAGTATTTAAATCGTAAAAGAGTGGTTTGATTGTGTGTGGTTTGCTTGAATAATTAATGAGCATGAGTTACACTGTAAATGTTGTAGCACATGTGTTAAGGTGATGAGTTAATTCTTAAAACATATATGACACGGTTAACAGCACTCTTCAGTGACATAGAGGAGGTTCGTTGCAGTCATTGCGCAAAATCTGCGTCGGCAATGTTATGAAGTGCCATGTGACAGTCACAGTCCGAGATTGCGCACAGGATGAAGATGCCAAATGGGTAGGACTGCCATGCTGAACCATAAATGATACAACCATAGTCTAAAATGCAGCGTACCACAGAACAGTAAATGAGTAGCGAACATAGGTGATAGGAAGCCCAGTGCTTATTTGATACTTTGAGAATGTTGTGCACTCTATCTGCCACGAGAGCTGgaaatttttgctttttcttggacGTTACTccaagaaacttgtgttcttgttttaccggtaTTGTGATTTCACTTAATTTCAGAGAAGGGTCCAAGTGTATTCCTCTTTTTGCATAACATACATAGCAGAAACCGTTTTTTTTTCGGGTGGCGAAGTGGGAACCTTTTGTATGGCCATTGTgtaaatttattgtgatttgAAGCTGCCTCGCTCAGGTGGATAAGTTTATGGCATTCTATGATTTTTAAAAGGCGAATAGCAAGAATGTGTGAAATGCTAAGCATTCAGCAACATTTAGCATGAATAGACGAGGCAAGGTTTTCGATCATTGTAATGCTGTCGGTTGTTGAAAGGCTGCTCAGAGAGGCACAGACAGGAAGGGCTGTATCCTCCATGGCAGCTAGCACAGAGTCCGCAAGGAAGACAAATATTGCTGTCATCTCGTATGTCCACCGCCTTTCATATAACCTGAAGAAAATAGGGCTGCGTGGAAAGGTGAGAGTAGTGTTTTCTGCTCTGAATGGTTAGCTTATGTGCAAAAAGAAACTGTAAGTGCAATTAGAAACACATATGGAAACAAGCCCCAGAATAAGTATACTAAAGCAACACCTGTGTCACTTATTGAGTTCTGTTATTCTGTGGAAAAAAATTACATCTAACAAACCAGCAGTTGCATGAATAAGAGTGTCAGGGAACGCTCCAATTAAGTGAGCAAATTCTTGGTGGATGGTTTCCTTGCACTTAATTGCCACGACATGATTGCATTCCCTGCTTTAAAGAAACAGACATCATTGTAAACAACCAGTCTTAATCATTTAAAGCACTCAGATTGAGGTATTTGGCGATACATGAGTAAAGGAATCGTCTTTGTCATTCTCCATGAAAGAAATGGAATTCCTGTACATGTTTGAGGCGTTATATGAATGCCTGGTTTTGTTTGCAATATTTTATTGTCGGGGTGCTTTCCGTTAGCATGGTTTGTAGACACGTGCTCATGATAATAAATGCCACGTATCAAGTGTTGTTAatcaagggaaaatgagacatccacccgtgtTAGTTTGCTTTTTCTTCAACTCCgaacttttctttcgaggaacccgtatgggtttcctttgtagcacttagctcgtttgggtggatgtctcattttcccttgattaattacttctctccaccttgcgggttttccaCAGAACTGTTACGTCATAAGTGTTGTTCTGTCCCAGAAATAAATATTGTTGTTGGAAGTTAACGCTTCGTGTGTGtcctgttcctttctttttgctcCCTTGTATTGGGTGCGCTAGAGCGAAAAAAAAACCTGCAAATTTTCTCTCAGGTTAATGAGATCTTATGTTGAGAAGGCGTGTAAtgagctgaaagaaaaaaaataggtaaCTTAGTTTTCTTTACCAGATTATTTAAATTTTTCCTTTCATGCCTTCTTGGAATATGTAACGTCTGCTCCCATATTCACAGCCAGATTTTTTAAATGTCCAACTATTACATACAAAGCAGTTATGAGGATGATGGGGCGTGAGACAATGTACAGTTGTAGAACAGGGATTGTTACTGTGTAGCCAATATTCCAAGTGCACATGTTAAGACATTGGCTTTCAGCAAGTAGACTTCATAGAAATTTTCATGAATTGCCCAGTAACTGTGCCTGGGACAGTCTTACCAAGGTATATGTATACAGTGCCATTTCCATTCCAAGTTTTACGCAGTATAATGATACATGCGCTACAAATTTTAAATAGCTTAAGAGACCTTATTTTGGTTGGCTGGTCATGAAAAGTCTGCTGAATTCTTTTTAGCAGATTCTCACATATGTCATCACATAacatgaaaagcaagaaaaagtaaTACATCACACTTCACAAGGAACAACACAGGGCTTTCGTCCCCCACGCCCACCTTAGTGTGGGGGGAGTGCCCCATGCCTTATAGAggtattactcaagttcgcgcgtgcgcacctgacccttctctggatcgcacagcgccaacggagcggcagtcgctccctagcactttcgcagcagccctaacagtcagagctgtgacccctaacccgcggttcgcagtgagttgcgaccacggcgggttcaggccaggggggacagggtgagtctcgacctaaggtgtttattcaccttagagtacagaTATACCAACTGACACCAACAGCAaccacacatacaaatacaacacaaaacaaaaccacagcggcggagcgttccgcacgtctggggcgaaataccgcacaatgtgggaaccacaaaagaggctgataagagttcagctcacccagagtggatccgcgctcgggcccaggggcggtcagtcgctcacaaaggccgaacgcaacagggggacggcgtgcggcggtctcagcggctgaagtGAGATGCCGCctgtcgcaagctcctcagccgaaagaccacggtgcatcgggggaatagcgcttccccccgagcggcggagagggagtctccccggttccaagaaagggaaaggagggaacggggtgccttggttgcagcgtcgcggccaggcgcgaagagcagcgggagcggcgaaggtgccctctccccgctaccctccgcgagcgagcacgtgattatcgcgtgataaccgcgtggccgctccggagatatcgggatgcgcgtgcgatccccacagcCTTTATATGTGCAGTTTCAAAGAAGTGCGACAagatgcgggggggggggaggggaggaagtAGTCAAGATATTAAAATATTAAGAAGTAGtcaaaaatctagaatgaccccccctgcctcttttcgctgcgacatcacgacgagacgggtgcgagaaataaaattttattttgcaaacatccaaaaAAAGAATCGGTGCAGCCAGTGAAcgcaccgcttgtgtcggatgctcagttactatcactgccactcgagttcgtcgcaccgcttgaaccggcGCTGTCGGTGTCCCACAGCAGgccgtcttccgttccgtcgaaatggtttgtgatcgagcacttaaatgatttgaccacaacgtccacttggacacGCTTCCAAGtatccgaaatccactttgcgatggttgatggggacgctttctgcagctttcgccgcACAGCCGTGCAGTCCGGTtgtacggcgtactcgcgccgcggacgccgtgccacctcgggactcggactatccgacggctccggctcgatgacagagtgagcaagcgcgcttggcagccttggctacgcgctcctCATAACAAATAGGGGgctgcttagattcgcatgcaatcTTTTTTCCgaatttttttcgagaaaatagaggagggtgcttagaatcgcgaaaatacggtattttAGGCCGGCCACTCTACAATGGAATTTTATTATGAATTCAAGCACACACGCAACAAATGAGGACGGAAGACAACAAAGGACACATACGTCGTAGTTTGCTGTGTGCGTGCTGCAATTTCACATTGAAATCCTGCTAACTCACTCagctttcagtacttttacaagGGACGCCGCAGTGGGGACCACCacagtaattttgaccaccggggctctttaacgtgacCCAATGCACACGGTGCGCAACCGTAAATACATCTCGTTGAATTACACCTCCACATGGAATGTGCTGCAGCACCCACGACCGGGAATCGaagccgcgacctcgtgtttaacAGCTGAAGGCTACAACCATTGCGCCAACAGTGGGTAATAATAACAAGCATATGCCAAAGCTCAAATCATATAATCGACAGCAGTGAAGCTGCCGCCTAAAGTGAGGGACTAACAGCGAGGCACAAAGAGAATAAACGTTTCCGTTCATCCCCCCATTAGCACTTCTGAAAGTGTGGACTAAACATTTGGTCCCTGAAATATGCACACTGCACCTATCACTCACAGTTACTCTCCTAAGAGACTAACCGCTCATCACGAGGACTAACTGCCGCAGTTGCTCCCGTTTTCCTCCTTTGCGGCTTAGAGTGCACGCACTCTGTACACATTAGTCGGACAGAACGCCTGCACCGCGTCTGCACCGCGTCTGCACTTTgtcattcgtttcgagtgtcgcACTGTGCCTGCACCGCAGAAATGGAGCTCCGAACTTCTCGCGAATCGatgtgaactggttcacagtggtgcggGCGAATCAAACGGACCTTTAACACGAACGGACGAAGGTCCGTTCGATTCTATTTGGCTCATGTACTAGCTGCTCGGCTGTTCCTTgctgtgactgactgactgccCCACTGCGCTGCTGCTGTGCACGCCTTCGCCTCGCTTTAGTTTTTCGTTTTTTGGCACGGGTTGCAGCGTTGCGGCTTGGGCTTCTGACTCGTCTCTTTCGCACACCATGTCTTCCAAGTGGAGAAAATGTAGAGTCGTAAGGAAGGAATACGACAATATACAGAATGAACTAGGACTCGCGCGGCTTGTTGCTGGGCCTTCATCGGTTTCCCTGTCCAACGACAGAGCTGCAAGCACCACCTTTACGGACAGTGCTCGCACGGCGCCACTTTCGCCTCCGAAGCTGGGAAGCAGCAGGCAATCGGGAAATTCAATTTCGACGGACGACGGGGGTGAGCCTCCACTCAAACTGTTGAAAGAGCAGTCGGGAAGCGAAGCCTTAGTCAACAGCGTCTGCGGACAAGGTGCACATTTTGTTGAAGAATTCCAATCAGAAATTGTGGATATGTCTTCACGTGAGCACAGCGACTCTGATAGTAGCTCAAGTGACAATCAAATCTCAAGCAAATCTTTGGATGAGTCTGATGACTTTGTTGCTTTAGACAGCTGCACGGGGCCAGATGAGGGAACAGCGCTCACTTGTAGCGCAGCGATGTCTCGTGTATCTCCTGAACAAATGACAGCAAGTGAAGAGTTTGCTGTCATTGCTTCCAAACATAATATGACTCATGCACGCATTAACGATGTCCTCGATTTCTGCCGTCGAAGAGGCTTCTCTGACCTTCCAACGGATGCTAGGACAGTTTTGAGAACTGAGCGCAAAGCTCAGGTGGAGCAATATGGGTCTTTTGTGCACTTTGGCCTTGCAGCAGGAATTCGTCAAGTGTTGCCGCCGGGGCAAGTAGTTCCAAGTGAACTGAAGCTACCGGGCGACATCGATGGAGTCCCTCTTTACAGAAGTAGCCAGCTTGCATTTTGGCCCATTTTGTGCCGCATTACAAATGTGGAGGCATCACCACCATTTGTTGTGTGTATTGTGGTGCAGGGGTGCCACCATCTCTGCAGGATTATCTAGAGTCATTTGTGCGAGAGGTCTCGGAGCTTGCGTCTGAAGGGTTAAGCATAGGAGATGTTCAAGTACAGGTGAGCATTGAAGCCATGGTGTGCGATGCTCCAGCAAGGAACTACGTGAAATGTATTGTCCACACTGGCTATTATGCGTGTGAGCGATGCAACCAAAAAGGGCGGCATATTGAAAACAGGGTCATATTTCCCAAACTGCACGCACCAACACGAACGAATGCATCATTTCGATCTCAAGAGAACAAGCGCCCTCATTCTGGTTTTTCACCATTCCTATCGCTTGATGTCGACATGATTGCATTTTCCCCATCTGAATACATGCACCTCGTTTGCCTGGGAGTGATGCGACGACTCTTAAAGAATTGGGTATGCCAAGGCCACAGTAGTAGATTGAGCAGACTGTATCGTTGCCAACTAAATGAAAGCCTGCGAGAGGCATCCAAAGCATTTCCAACATATTTCCAGCGAAAGCCAAGGGGTACAGAAGAACATGATCGTTGGAAGGCAACAGAGTTTCGGACATTCCTCCTTTATGAGGGTCCTGTTGTCCTAAAGCCTCTTCAGCCTCCATCACACTACAAACATTTTCTAATGTTCCATGTAGCTATCATAATTTTAGCATCACCTCAGTACTACTGCGAATACAATGATTTTGCCAAAGATGTGCTGAGGTACTTTGTTCGAGAGTTTAGTGAGCTATACGGAAGAAACGAGCTTGTGTACAATGTGCACTCACTAATTCATCTTGCTCACCAGTGCCGGGACCATGGCCTATTGGATCAGTTTAGTGCATTCCCTTTTGAAAGCTACCTTGGACGAATGAAGAAGTTGCTGCGATCCTCCAACAAGCCACTTTCACAGCTAAGTAGGAGAATCTCTGAACTGAGGCACTCGACCAAGAACCAAGTCGAGGAGAAACTGCAACATGTGAAGCCTGGAGACTGCTTCCTGATTGACAGTGCTCCTGTGGTTGTTCTGGAAAAAATAGGAGACCACTTCAAGGGAGGGATTTTACCAAATGCCAGGGACTTTTTCAAACTTCCACTCAAGTCGTCTCAGTTGAATATTTGGCGCTG
The sequence above is drawn from the Dermacentor andersoni chromosome 7, qqDerAnde1_hic_scaffold, whole genome shotgun sequence genome and encodes:
- the LOC126535513 gene encoding uncharacterized protein codes for the protein MIAFSPSEYMHLVCLGVMRRLLKNWVCQGHSSRLSRLYRCQLNESLREASKAFPTYFQRKPRGTEEHDRWKATEFRTFLLYEGPVVLKPLQPPSHYKHFLMFHVAIIILASPQYYCEYNDFAKDVLRYFVREFSELYGRNELVYNVHSLIHLAHQCRDHGLLDQFSAFPFESYLGRMKKLLRSSNKPLSQLSRRISELRHSTKNQVEEKLQHVKPGDCFLIDSAPVVVLEKIGDHFKGGILPNARDFFKLPLKSSQLNIWRCNTLSNRSKVWPLDDLRNTA